Proteins encoded within one genomic window of Prauserella marina:
- a CDS encoding MFS transporter yields the protein MTDTRTAVPARASRVHWAWLVAFAAFVALVGAAGFRAAPSVLIDPLHEEFGWSRGTISAAVSINLLLYGFISPFAAALMERFGMRKVVASALALVAAGSGFTVFMTESWQLLLCWGVLVGTGTGSMALAFVATVTGRWFVKHRGLVSGILTAAGAAGQLVFLPLVAMLATDQGWRTASLVVSGAALAVVPIVLLLLRDWPADVGTTAYGAPEGEQTPRATGGTMRAGGSAMRALTALRDAARTRTFWLLAGGFAICGASTNGLIGTHFVPAAHDHGMPHTTAAGLLALVGLFDVVGTIASGWLTDRVDPRWLLGTYYVLRGASLLVLPMLFAPTTEPPMWAFIVFYGLDWVATVPPTVALCRTWFGANGPIVFGWVFASHQVGAAVAALGAGLTRDQLGSYDLAWFAAGGLCAVAAVLSLSIRKSSPEGDPAPKH from the coding sequence GTGACCGATACCCGCACCGCGGTACCCGCCCGTGCCAGCAGAGTGCACTGGGCATGGCTCGTCGCCTTCGCCGCGTTCGTCGCACTCGTCGGAGCCGCCGGTTTCCGGGCGGCACCCAGCGTGCTCATCGATCCGCTGCACGAGGAATTCGGCTGGTCACGGGGAACGATCTCCGCCGCGGTGTCGATCAACCTGCTGCTGTACGGATTCATCTCGCCGTTCGCGGCGGCCCTGATGGAACGGTTCGGCATGCGCAAGGTCGTCGCGAGCGCGCTGGCGCTGGTGGCGGCAGGCAGCGGGTTCACCGTGTTCATGACCGAGAGCTGGCAGCTTTTGCTGTGCTGGGGCGTGCTCGTCGGCACCGGAACCGGCTCGATGGCGCTCGCCTTCGTCGCGACGGTCACCGGACGCTGGTTCGTCAAGCACCGAGGTCTCGTCAGCGGGATCCTGACCGCCGCGGGAGCCGCGGGACAGCTCGTCTTCCTTCCGCTGGTCGCGATGCTCGCCACCGATCAAGGGTGGAGGACGGCGTCGCTGGTCGTCTCAGGCGCCGCGCTCGCCGTCGTGCCCATCGTCCTGTTGCTGCTGAGGGACTGGCCAGCCGACGTCGGCACTACCGCGTACGGAGCACCGGAAGGCGAGCAGACCCCGCGGGCTACCGGCGGAACCATGCGCGCGGGCGGCAGTGCGATGCGCGCGCTGACCGCGTTGAGAGACGCGGCGCGGACCCGCACGTTCTGGCTGCTGGCCGGAGGGTTCGCGATCTGCGGTGCCTCGACGAACGGGCTCATCGGCACCCATTTCGTTCCCGCCGCGCACGACCACGGCATGCCGCACACGACGGCCGCGGGGCTGCTGGCCCTCGTCGGGCTTTTCGACGTCGTCGGCACCATCGCGTCGGGCTGGCTGACCGACCGCGTCGATCCACGCTGGCTGCTCGGCACCTACTACGTGCTGCGCGGTGCTTCACTGCTGGTGCTGCCGATGCTCTTCGCGCCGACGACCGAACCGCCGATGTGGGCGTTCATAGTCTTCTACGGACTGGACTGGGTCGCCACCGTCCCGCCGACCGTCGCGTTGTGCAGGACGTGGTTCGGTGCCAACGGTCCCATCGTCTTCGGCTGGGTCTTCGCGTCGCACCAGGTGGGCGCCGCCGTCGCCGCCCTGGGAGCCGGGCTGACGCGCGACCAGCTCGGCAGCTACGACCTCGCGTGGTTCGCCGCGGGCGGACTTTGCGCGGTGGCCGCCGTGCTCTCGCTGTCGATCCGCAAGAGTTCGCCCGAAGGGGACCCAGCCCCGAAACATTGA
- the glnA gene encoding type I glutamate--ammonia ligase, producing the protein MDRQQEFVLRTLEERDIRFVRLWFTDVLGFLKSVAVAPAELEGAFSEGIGFDGSAIEGFARVYESDMVAKPDPSTFQVLPWETPDGGLYSARMFCDIAMPDGSPSWADPRHVLRRQLSKASEAGFTCYVHPEIEFFLLANLPEDGSEPEPADNGGYFDQASHATATHFRRHAIEALEAMGISVEFSHHEGAPGQQEIDLRYADALTMADNVMTFRYVVKEVALTQGVRATFMPKPFTGQPGSGMHTHVSLFEGDQNAFYSPEDPYELSETGKAFVAGLLTHAREISAVTNQWVNSYKRLIRGGEAPTTVSWGRANRSALVRVPMYSPGKASSRRVEIRTLDSACNPYLAYSVILAAGLKGIEKGYELPPAAEDNIWTLSDSERKAAGYPELPQNLGEALAEMEHSELLPDALGEHVYDFFLRNKRVEWDNYRSEVTPYELRTLLPML; encoded by the coding sequence ATGGATCGCCAGCAGGAGTTCGTGCTGCGCACGCTTGAAGAACGGGACATCCGCTTCGTCCGGCTCTGGTTCACCGACGTGCTGGGCTTCTTGAAGTCCGTCGCCGTGGCGCCTGCCGAGCTCGAAGGTGCGTTCAGCGAGGGCATCGGATTCGACGGTTCGGCCATCGAGGGATTCGCCAGGGTCTACGAATCCGACATGGTCGCCAAGCCCGATCCCTCCACGTTCCAGGTGCTGCCGTGGGAGACGCCGGACGGCGGGCTGTACTCGGCGCGGATGTTCTGCGACATCGCGATGCCGGACGGCTCACCTTCATGGGCCGATCCCCGGCATGTGCTGCGGCGGCAGCTTTCGAAGGCCAGCGAGGCCGGATTCACCTGCTACGTGCATCCGGAGATCGAGTTCTTCCTACTGGCGAACCTTCCCGAGGACGGGAGCGAACCCGAGCCGGCCGACAACGGCGGCTACTTCGACCAGGCGAGCCACGCCACCGCGACACATTTCCGGCGGCACGCGATCGAGGCGCTCGAAGCGATGGGCATCTCGGTGGAGTTCAGCCATCACGAGGGCGCGCCAGGTCAACAGGAGATCGACCTGCGCTACGCCGACGCGCTGACCATGGCCGACAACGTGATGACGTTTCGGTACGTGGTCAAGGAGGTCGCGCTGACCCAGGGGGTGCGGGCGACGTTCATGCCGAAACCCTTCACGGGGCAGCCGGGGTCGGGCATGCACACGCATGTCTCGTTGTTCGAGGGCGACCAGAACGCCTTCTACAGCCCGGAGGATCCTTACGAACTCTCCGAGACCGGCAAGGCGTTCGTGGCGGGGCTGCTCACGCACGCGCGGGAGATCTCGGCGGTCACCAACCAGTGGGTCAACTCCTACAAGCGCCTGATCAGGGGTGGCGAGGCACCGACGACGGTCTCCTGGGGCAGGGCCAATCGCTCGGCGCTGGTCAGGGTGCCGATGTATTCGCCGGGCAAGGCTTCCTCTCGCCGAGTCGAGATCCGCACTCTCGACTCGGCGTGCAATCCCTATCTCGCGTACTCGGTGATCCTCGCCGCCGGCTTGAAGGGCATCGAGAAGGGGTACGAGCTGCCCCCCGCGGCCGAGGACAACATCTGGACCTTGTCGGACTCCGAACGCAAAGCGGCGGGATACCCGGAGTTGCCACAGAACCTCGGCGAGGCGCTGGCGGAGATGGAGCACTCCGAGTTGTTGCCCGACGCGCTCGGTGAACACGTCTACGACTTCTTCCTCCGGAACAAGCGCGTCGAGTGGGACAACTACCGGAGCGAGGTCACGCCGTACGAGCTGCGCACCCTGCTTCCGATGCTGTAG